One Nonomuraea angiospora DNA segment encodes these proteins:
- a CDS encoding response regulator transcription factor, which translates to MTVRVLLADDQALVRAGFRVLIDSAPDLHVVGEAANGHDAVRLARETMADVVLMDVRMPGMDGLAATREITGDVAMSGVRVLVLTTFEIDEYVFAALRAGASGFLGKGVEAGELQEAIRVVARGEALLSPSATRRLITRFLAGPGVSAQYVPEDLAVLTEREREVMTLVACGRTNDEIADQLGISRVTAKTHVNRAMTKLKAHDRAQLVIIAYETGLVRPQAR; encoded by the coding sequence ATGACCGTCAGAGTGCTGCTGGCCGACGACCAGGCGCTGGTCCGCGCGGGGTTCCGGGTGCTGATCGACTCGGCCCCCGACCTGCACGTGGTCGGCGAGGCCGCCAACGGTCACGACGCCGTACGGCTGGCGCGGGAGACCATGGCCGACGTGGTGCTGATGGACGTCCGCATGCCCGGGATGGACGGCCTGGCCGCGACGAGGGAGATCACCGGCGACGTGGCCATGTCCGGGGTCCGGGTGCTGGTCCTGACCACGTTCGAGATCGACGAGTACGTCTTCGCCGCGCTGCGGGCGGGCGCCAGCGGCTTCCTCGGCAAGGGGGTGGAGGCCGGCGAGCTGCAGGAGGCCATCAGGGTGGTGGCCAGGGGCGAGGCGCTGCTGTCGCCGTCGGCGACCAGACGGCTGATCACCCGCTTCCTGGCCGGCCCCGGCGTCTCGGCCCAGTACGTGCCCGAAGACCTGGCCGTGCTCACCGAGCGCGAGCGAGAGGTGATGACCCTGGTCGCCTGCGGGCGTACCAACGACGAGATCGCCGACCAGCTGGGGATCAGCCGGGTGACCGCCAAGACGCACGTCAACCGGGCCATGACCAAGCTGAAGGCGCACGACCGCGCCCAACTGGTGATCATCGCCTACGAGACCGGCCTGGTCCGTCCCCAGGCCCGCTGA
- a CDS encoding sensor histidine kinase — protein sequence MRTLTWLRRELLSRPYVADTALAVCVYAMTLLAPGAPPPPGAEWHDPMRPLTSYDIALAAVVCGALVFRRRWPHAVLAVTLTGFTAHAMLDSGRSALDLASAVAMYTLASRCPRRHAWIYGGLAALVVAVARVVFGDSAWLAPEMLAPIAAIGMATAVGDSLRSRRAYVAAIEERARRAEETREEEAERRVMEERLHIARELHDVLAHHIALINVQAQVASFMLASEPEQARTALGHVREAGKEALDELRTTVGLLRRPGSRDELLTEPSPGLDRLPELVESFTAAGLRLGWLLYGDPRPLPAPVDLAAFRIVQEALTNVSKHAPRATATVRIEYAADKVTVNVTDDGQGGAGGISPGSGHGLIGMRERALSVDGAFLAGPVDGGGFRVHAVLPTSRENRR from the coding sequence GTGCGTACGCTGACCTGGCTGAGACGGGAGCTCCTTTCCCGGCCCTATGTGGCCGACACGGCCCTGGCCGTGTGCGTGTATGCGATGACGCTGCTGGCGCCGGGCGCACCTCCGCCGCCGGGCGCGGAGTGGCACGACCCGATGCGGCCTCTCACCTCGTACGACATCGCACTGGCCGCGGTCGTCTGCGGCGCTCTGGTCTTCCGGCGGCGATGGCCCCACGCCGTGCTCGCCGTCACGCTCACCGGGTTCACCGCCCATGCCATGCTCGACAGCGGGCGGAGCGCGCTGGACCTGGCGTCGGCGGTCGCGATGTACACGCTGGCCTCGCGATGCCCGCGCCGGCACGCCTGGATCTACGGCGGGCTCGCCGCGCTCGTGGTCGCCGTGGCCAGGGTCGTGTTCGGCGACAGCGCGTGGCTGGCGCCCGAGATGCTGGCGCCGATCGCGGCGATCGGCATGGCGACCGCCGTCGGGGACTCCCTGCGCAGCCGCCGGGCCTACGTGGCCGCCATCGAGGAGCGGGCGCGCAGGGCCGAGGAGACGCGCGAGGAGGAGGCCGAACGCCGGGTGATGGAGGAGCGGCTGCACATCGCGCGGGAGCTGCACGACGTGCTCGCCCACCACATCGCGCTGATCAACGTGCAGGCGCAGGTGGCCTCGTTCATGCTGGCGAGCGAACCCGAGCAGGCCCGCACGGCGCTGGGGCATGTCCGCGAAGCCGGCAAGGAGGCGCTGGACGAGCTGCGCACGACGGTGGGGCTGCTGCGCCGTCCGGGCAGCCGCGACGAGCTCCTGACCGAGCCCTCCCCGGGGCTGGATCGGCTGCCCGAACTGGTCGAATCCTTCACCGCCGCCGGGCTGAGACTCGGCTGGCTGCTCTACGGCGACCCGAGGCCGTTGCCCGCCCCGGTGGACCTCGCCGCGTTCCGGATCGTCCAGGAGGCGCTGACCAACGTGAGCAAGCACGCGCCGCGGGCGACCGCCACCGTGCGGATCGAGTACGCCGCCGACAAGGTGACCGTCAACGTGACCGACGACGGTCAGGGTGGTGCGGGCGGGATCTCCCCCGGGTCCGGTCACGGGCTGATCGGCATGCGGGAGCGGGCCCTGTCGGTCGACGGCGCGTTCCTCGCCGGGCCCGTGGACGGCGGCGGGTTCCGGGTGCACGCGGTGCTGCCCACCTCCAGGGAGAACAGGCGATGA
- a CDS encoding FMN-dependent NADH-azoreductase produces the protein MSRLLHISASPRGGESISLGIARTFVEEYRAARPGATVDHLDLWDGTLPEFGPAAAGAKMTVFGGGTPEGEQARAWAAAVRTFERFDSYDRYLFSVPMWNGGVPYKLKQFIDVVSQPAMVFDVHPETGYRPLLTGKRAAVVYTSAVWGPGLGPEFGNDFQSTYFGDWLRWAGIADVQEIRHHPTLTGSYEAERKQADEHARRLARTF, from the coding sequence ATGAGCAGACTGCTGCACATCTCCGCCTCTCCCCGCGGGGGCGAGTCGATCTCGCTGGGCATCGCGCGGACGTTCGTCGAGGAGTACCGCGCCGCCCGGCCCGGCGCGACGGTCGACCACCTCGACCTGTGGGACGGCACGCTCCCCGAGTTCGGCCCCGCCGCCGCGGGCGCGAAGATGACCGTGTTCGGCGGTGGCACGCCCGAGGGGGAGCAGGCACGGGCGTGGGCGGCGGCCGTGCGGACGTTCGAGCGCTTCGACTCCTACGACCGTTACCTCTTCAGCGTGCCGATGTGGAACGGGGGCGTGCCGTACAAGCTGAAGCAGTTCATCGACGTGGTCAGCCAGCCGGCGATGGTCTTCGACGTGCACCCGGAGACCGGCTACCGCCCCCTCCTGACCGGCAAGCGCGCCGCCGTCGTCTACACCAGCGCCGTCTGGGGTCCCGGCCTGGGGCCGGAGTTCGGCAACGACTTCCAGTCGACGTACTTCGGCGACTGGCTCCGCTGGGCCGGCATCGCCGACGTCCAGGAGATCCGCCACCACCCCACGCTCACGGGCTCGTACGAGGCCGAACGCAAGCAGGCCGACGAACACGCCCGCCGGCTCGCCAGGACGTTCTAG
- a CDS encoding Uma2 family endonuclease, translating to MTAVPDEGWLVAHPPPRRARLFALPLTTDGYTLDDWLKLPETGERIELIDGCFVVSPLPSYGHALVASRLVRILDDARPQDYEVVGAGNLKVGEDGLIPDVVLGRAKAILEGPVALPASDAVCVAEVVSPGKVSRDRDYTIKPPKYAAAGIAVFIRVDLEGDDAPRVEVFNLSGEGYELVAEGKAGNVLSLDQPFPLSFDPAVLTGRRSTTQG from the coding sequence ATGACTGCTGTGCCGGATGAAGGTTGGCTGGTTGCCCATCCGCCACCACGGCGTGCCAGGCTTTTCGCCTTGCCGCTCACCACTGATGGCTACACGCTCGATGACTGGCTCAAACTGCCCGAAACAGGGGAACGGATCGAGTTGATCGACGGGTGTTTCGTCGTCAGTCCCCTGCCCTCCTATGGCCACGCGCTCGTGGCGAGTCGGCTGGTCCGCATCCTGGATGACGCGCGTCCTCAGGACTATGAGGTGGTCGGGGCGGGCAACCTCAAGGTCGGAGAGGACGGCCTCATCCCCGACGTCGTTCTTGGACGTGCCAAGGCGATACTCGAAGGCCCTGTCGCGCTCCCGGCGTCCGATGCCGTGTGCGTGGCTGAGGTTGTCAGCCCTGGCAAGGTGAGCCGGGACCGCGACTACACGATCAAGCCGCCCAAGTACGCCGCAGCAGGGATAGCAGTCTTCATCCGAGTCGACCTCGAGGGCGACGACGCACCCCGCGTCGAGGTCTTCAACCTGAGCGGCGAGGGCTACGAGCTCGTCGCGGAGGGGAAGGCGGGCAATGTCCTCTCGCTCGACCAGCCCTTCCCCTTGTCCTTCGACCCGGCCGTGCTGACCGGGCGGCGATCGACGACCCAGGGCTAG
- a CDS encoding acyltransferase family protein: MSAVAAQPVTAPVPAAARLAWLDALRGIGALAVVAEHLLPWFLPQLRPYWFSLGIYGIVVFFLVSGYIIPTSLERHGDVRKFWISRFFRLYPLYLGVTVLVLALAWWVPVRPEVPRDASAVAAHATMLLDVVNVGGVADTMWTLSYEMVFYLLVTALFLIGGHGRSGLLSVSFAAGAVVVGLVASGAVLTGGWPAYVSAAVFVAGLACVVWGRLRTAAACVLGLMALALLPLSSRVPWLAVAVLAVMFAGTAIHRWERGRGRLWPVAVAAALVGIAPLWAAQGGWWWVRADVWLTTLALAGATFAAGMALRGRRLPRVLTWLGLISYSLYLVHHPLLKYFVAITGDLRRAEPAYQLMMAALALVVVLAVSALTYRYVERPMQALGRRLSGRRARRLQGEGDRGVAGQDARHDGVLGHEEAEVPDRVRDHVGQGDALR; encoded by the coding sequence GTGTCCGCCGTCGCCGCCCAGCCCGTGACCGCCCCCGTCCCCGCCGCCGCCAGGCTCGCGTGGCTGGACGCGCTCCGGGGGATCGGCGCGCTGGCCGTGGTGGCCGAGCACCTGCTGCCGTGGTTCCTGCCGCAGCTCAGGCCGTACTGGTTCAGCCTCGGCATCTACGGCATCGTCGTGTTCTTCCTGGTCAGCGGCTACATCATCCCCACGTCCCTGGAACGCCACGGCGACGTGCGCAAGTTCTGGATCAGCCGGTTCTTCCGGCTCTATCCCCTCTATCTCGGCGTGACCGTTCTCGTGCTGGCCCTGGCCTGGTGGGTGCCGGTGCGGCCGGAGGTGCCCAGGGACGCCAGCGCGGTGGCGGCGCACGCGACCATGCTGCTCGACGTCGTGAACGTGGGCGGCGTGGCCGACACGATGTGGACGCTGTCGTACGAGATGGTCTTCTACCTCCTGGTCACCGCGCTGTTCCTGATCGGGGGGCACGGGCGCAGCGGGCTGCTGTCGGTGTCGTTCGCGGCGGGGGCCGTGGTGGTGGGGCTCGTGGCGTCGGGGGCGGTGCTGACGGGCGGGTGGCCCGCCTACGTCTCCGCCGCGGTGTTCGTGGCCGGGCTGGCCTGCGTCGTGTGGGGGCGGCTGCGCACGGCCGCGGCCTGCGTGCTGGGGCTGATGGCGCTGGCGCTGCTGCCGCTGAGCAGCCGGGTGCCGTGGCTCGCGGTGGCGGTGCTGGCGGTGATGTTCGCGGGGACGGCCATCCACCGGTGGGAGCGGGGCCGCGGGCGGCTGTGGCCGGTCGCGGTGGCCGCGGCGCTGGTGGGGATCGCGCCGCTGTGGGCCGCCCAGGGCGGCTGGTGGTGGGTGCGGGCAGACGTGTGGCTGACGACGCTCGCGCTGGCCGGGGCCACGTTCGCGGCGGGGATGGCGCTGCGGGGACGGCGGCTGCCCAGGGTGCTGACCTGGCTCGGGCTGATCAGCTACTCGCTCTACCTGGTGCACCACCCGCTGCTGAAGTATTTCGTGGCGATCACCGGTGACCTGCGGCGGGCGGAGCCGGCGTACCAGCTCATGATGGCGGCGCTGGCCCTGGTCGTGGTGCTGGCCGTCAGCGCGCTCACCTACAGATACGTCGAACGGCCCATGCAGGCGCTGGGCCGCCGCCTCTCAGGCCGGCGCGCCCGCCGGCTCCAGGGCGAGGGCGATCGCGGGGTGGCGGGACAGGACGCGCGACACGACGGGGTCCTCGGCCATGAGGAGGCCGAGGTGCCGGACCGCGTGCGCGACCACGTTGGCCAGGGCGACGCGCTCAGGTGA
- a CDS encoding D-isomer specific 2-hydroxyacid dehydrogenase family protein, whose product MTVAVHVGPEPVPVLIEAVRRAGGRVVPLEEAEAIVFFGGGPDELRPMLHEGIRWVQLPSAGIERFADAGLISEHPLFTAATGSYGLPVAEHAVALMLAAARRLYRSARVESWEPKTSREFAGSTVAIVGYGGIGRVLMRMLEPFGCRVLAVTDSGEAPGADLVLPRARYREVLPEADYVVVLAPATPETRGMFGKREFELMREDAWLVNVARGSLVVTDELVDALRAGRIGGAALDVTDPEPLPDGHPLWSLDNVLITPHSANPPSSYWRGLTERVTSNVRRFGDGAPLEGVVSPSEGF is encoded by the coding sequence ATGACCGTCGCCGTCCATGTCGGACCCGAGCCGGTGCCCGTGCTCATCGAGGCGGTGCGCCGGGCGGGCGGCCGGGTCGTGCCGCTGGAGGAGGCCGAGGCGATCGTCTTCTTCGGCGGCGGCCCCGACGAGCTGCGGCCGATGCTCCACGAGGGCATCCGCTGGGTGCAACTGCCGAGCGCGGGCATCGAGCGGTTCGCCGACGCCGGGCTGATCTCCGAGCACCCGCTGTTCACCGCCGCCACCGGCTCCTACGGCCTGCCGGTGGCCGAGCACGCGGTGGCCCTGATGCTGGCGGCCGCGCGCCGGCTGTACCGGTCGGCCCGGGTCGAGTCGTGGGAGCCGAAGACGTCCAGGGAGTTCGCGGGCTCGACGGTCGCGATCGTCGGCTACGGCGGCATCGGGCGGGTGCTCATGCGGATGCTGGAGCCGTTCGGCTGCCGGGTCCTGGCGGTCACCGACAGCGGCGAGGCACCCGGCGCGGACCTCGTGCTGCCGCGCGCCCGCTACCGCGAGGTGCTGCCCGAGGCCGACTACGTGGTCGTCCTGGCGCCGGCCACGCCGGAGACCAGGGGGATGTTCGGCAAGCGGGAGTTCGAGCTCATGCGCGAGGACGCCTGGCTGGTCAACGTCGCCCGGGGCAGCCTGGTCGTGACCGACGAGCTGGTGGACGCGCTGCGCGCCGGCCGCATCGGCGGCGCGGCGCTGGACGTCACGGACCCGGAGCCGCTGCCCGACGGGCATCCGCTGTGGAGCCTGGACAACGTGCTCATCACGCCCCACTCGGCCAACCCGCCCTCCTCCTACTGGCGCGGCCTGACCGAGCGCGTCACCTCCAACGTGCGGCGCTTCGGCGACGGCGCCCCGCTGGAGGGCGTGGTCTCCCCGTCCGAGGGTTTCTGA
- a CDS encoding serine/threonine-protein kinase encodes MGRSAGTPLEPEDPPAIGPYELISRLGTGGMGVVYLAKAADGQRVALKAIRRDYTADPVYRARFHEEVSNARKVASFCTARVLDHGEDRGVLYLVTEYIDGISLEDHLIEHGALSPSVLHSAAVGVAAALTAIHAAGLVHRDLKPANVMLTLAGPRVIDFGLARSTHVSSRHTNAGMVMGTPGWIAPEQVFEGRTSPAGDVFAWGSLIAYAGLGGHPFGEGDAYVMAARARSAPPDLRGLPAPLDRLVAAAIHPDPARRPAARQLLLELVGAADEPAAQLAATKHLTNSWNPSDFPMMPRPPHPMPPDRTGRPPGAGHPPRRPDGRAPHAEPRGPQPPPLAERTGPTPGAASHVPPAERTGPKPGMMQPPPAERTGPKAGMMQPPPAERTGPKPGQVPPAERTGPRPGMMQPPPAERTGPKPGMMQPPPAERTGPVPQTGMGPRGPHPDLTGPVPHHQTGQGPLPHHAATGQGPLPGYPPAKPKRGVLTGCMTALIIAFVLVVGLIVVLVWVLRPSAAGEDGPVQDGKLRFAVTSTKCPKPAKSALTRTCQIGVRVSNVGQEARVLYPGQQKLVDEDKELHGGTKLLDKDGKEITPIRIEGGQSFAGALVFELPKDLAPAALEVHDSELSDGARLNLG; translated from the coding sequence TTGGGGCGCTCCGCAGGCACTCCTCTGGAGCCGGAAGATCCGCCGGCGATCGGCCCCTATGAGCTGATCAGCCGTCTCGGCACCGGCGGCATGGGCGTGGTCTACCTCGCCAAGGCCGCCGACGGGCAGCGGGTGGCGCTCAAGGCGATCCGGCGCGACTACACGGCCGACCCGGTCTACCGGGCGCGCTTCCACGAAGAGGTGTCCAACGCGCGCAAGGTGGCCTCGTTCTGCACGGCGCGCGTGCTCGACCACGGCGAGGACCGCGGCGTCCTCTACCTCGTCACCGAGTACATCGACGGCATCTCGCTCGAGGACCACCTGATCGAGCACGGCGCGCTGTCGCCGTCGGTGCTGCACTCCGCGGCCGTCGGCGTGGCCGCCGCGCTGACCGCGATCCACGCGGCCGGGCTGGTCCACCGCGACCTCAAGCCGGCCAACGTGATGCTGACGCTGGCCGGGCCCCGGGTGATCGACTTCGGGCTGGCGCGCTCGACGCACGTCAGCTCCCGGCACACCAACGCCGGCATGGTGATGGGCACTCCCGGATGGATCGCTCCCGAGCAGGTCTTCGAGGGGCGCACCAGCCCGGCGGGCGACGTGTTCGCCTGGGGGTCGCTGATCGCCTACGCGGGGCTGGGCGGGCATCCGTTCGGCGAGGGCGACGCGTACGTGATGGCGGCCCGGGCCCGCAGCGCGCCGCCCGACCTGCGGGGGCTGCCCGCGCCCCTGGACCGGCTGGTGGCCGCGGCCATCCACCCCGACCCGGCGCGCCGGCCGGCGGCCAGGCAGCTGCTGCTGGAGCTGGTGGGAGCGGCCGACGAGCCCGCGGCGCAGCTCGCCGCCACCAAGCACCTGACCAACTCGTGGAACCCGTCGGACTTCCCGATGATGCCGCGGCCGCCGCACCCGATGCCGCCCGACCGCACGGGCCGGCCGCCGGGCGCGGGTCATCCGCCCCGCCGCCCCGACGGCCGGGCCCCGCATGCCGAGCCCCGCGGCCCGCAGCCTCCGCCACTCGCCGAACGCACCGGCCCCACGCCGGGGGCGGCGAGCCACGTGCCGCCCGCCGAGCGCACCGGCCCCAAGCCCGGCATGATGCAGCCGCCGCCCGCCGAACGCACCGGGCCCAAGGCCGGCATGATGCAGCCGCCGCCCGCCGAGCGCACGGGACCCAAGCCGGGTCAGGTGCCGCCTGCCGAGCGCACGGGGCCCAGGCCCGGCATGATGCAGCCGCCGCCCGCGGAGCGGACCGGGCCCAAACCCGGCATGATGCAGCCGCCGCCCGCCGAGCGCACCGGCCCCGTGCCGCAGACCGGGATGGGGCCGCGGGGGCCGCACCCGGATCTCACCGGGCCGGTCCCCCACCACCAGACCGGGCAGGGGCCGCTGCCCCACCACGCCGCCACCGGCCAGGGACCGTTGCCGGGCTACCCGCCCGCCAAGCCCAAGCGAGGCGTGCTCACGGGCTGCATGACCGCCTTGATCATCGCGTTCGTGCTGGTGGTGGGCCTGATCGTCGTGCTGGTCTGGGTGCTGCGGCCCTCGGCGGCCGGCGAGGACGGGCCCGTGCAGGACGGCAAGCTGCGCTTCGCCGTCACCAGCACGAAGTGCCCCAAGCCCGCGAAGTCCGCGCTGACCCGCACGTGCCAGATCGGGGTGCGGGTCAGCAACGTCGGCCAGGAGGCCAGGGTGCTCTACCCGGGCCAGCAGAAGCTGGTCGACGAGGACAAGGAGTTACACGGCGGCACGAAGCTGCTCGACAAGGACGGCAAGGAGATCACGCCGATCCGCATCGAGGGGGGCCAGTCGTTCGCCGGGGCGCTGGTGTTCGAGCTGCCGAAGGACCTCGCCCCGGCCGCGCTCGAGGTGCACGACTCGGAGCTGAGCGACGGGGCCCGCCTCAACCTCGGCTGA
- a CDS encoding cytochrome P450 yields the protein MPRGLPRATVLESLRLAATIVPPGVPHLVPGRDPLRSRALLAELETRYGGRPVLVRGLRGPALLVISKRDALRVLSESDEYAQGVGQRPFGLPTDVLRPTFIDIAREEAGELTSGVVDHDRLNARWQRVARRCVYGDGAADDVELTRLLADLTRAGRWRARRRQDLLSGRYDARILDHLHRAEPGSLAGLIAETPGVARSRGLMQAAFWLMGLGVMSAGLMQTLALLAAHPAQRKSARRDADYLRACLREGLRLWPPVPALSRVTATRTDWYGTTLPAGTTVLVPIAAHQRSPRLPYANTFAPEIWLDGTAANEWWARSFKGPGCDGVHLSLAVGTAFLAGIVRAARPKPVGRLLSPHRPLPHTLNLARLRVTMRPLRIHGAASPAQS from the coding sequence GTGCCTAGGGGCCTGCCCCGGGCCACCGTGCTGGAGAGCCTGCGCCTGGCCGCCACGATCGTCCCGCCGGGCGTGCCGCACCTGGTGCCCGGGCGCGACCCGCTGCGCTCCCGCGCGCTGCTGGCCGAGCTCGAGACCAGGTACGGCGGCCGCCCCGTCCTGGTGCGCGGCCTGCGCGGCCCCGCGCTGCTGGTCATCTCCAAGCGGGACGCCCTGCGCGTGCTGTCGGAGAGCGACGAATACGCGCAGGGCGTCGGGCAGCGCCCCTTCGGCCTGCCGACGGACGTGCTGCGGCCGACGTTCATCGACATCGCCCGGGAGGAGGCCGGGGAGCTCACCTCCGGCGTGGTGGACCACGACCGGCTCAACGCCCGGTGGCAGCGGGTGGCCAGGCGCTGCGTCTACGGCGACGGCGCCGCCGACGACGTGGAGCTCACCCGCCTGCTGGCGGACCTCACCCGGGCCGGCAGGTGGCGCGCCAGGCGGCGCCAGGACCTGCTCTCGGGCCGGTACGACGCCCGCATCCTCGACCACCTGCACCGCGCCGAACCCGGCAGCCTGGCCGGCCTGATCGCCGAGACGCCGGGGGTGGCGCGCTCGCGCGGGCTCATGCAGGCGGCGTTCTGGCTGATGGGCCTCGGCGTGATGTCGGCGGGGCTGATGCAGACCCTGGCGCTGCTGGCCGCCCACCCGGCCCAGCGCAAGTCGGCCCGCCGCGACGCCGACTACCTGCGGGCGTGCCTGCGCGAGGGGCTGCGCCTGTGGCCGCCGGTGCCGGCGCTGTCGCGGGTCACCGCCACCAGGACCGACTGGTACGGCACCACCCTGCCCGCCGGCACCACCGTGCTCGTGCCGATCGCCGCGCACCAGCGCAGCCCGCGCCTGCCGTACGCCAACACCTTCGCCCCCGAGATCTGGCTGGACGGCACCGCCGCGAACGAGTGGTGGGCGCGGTCGTTCAAGGGCCCGGGCTGCGACGGCGTGCACCTCTCGCTCGCGGTCGGGACCGCGTTCCTGGCCGGCATCGTCCGCGCCGCCCGCCCCAAGCCGGTCGGGCGGCTGCTGTCCCCGCACCGCCCCCTCCCCCACACCCTCAACCTCGCGCGCCTGCGGGTGACGATGCGCCCCTTGCGCATCCACGGCGCTGCCTCGCCTGCTCAGAGCTAG
- a CDS encoding IclR family transcriptional regulator encodes MADDRPVAQPGSLERGIDILLALNSASHPVSLSQLCRSTGLPKSTAHRILGVLCSRELARRVGNGYLPGELLETMAGITRARVPGSRKVVLPYLLYLCETTRQTVNLAVPSGLEARYVERLYGHNRVDSRSDGMDRAPLHCTATGKALLAFDPRLRQELLARGSFERMTRRTITTLGGLERELAQVRRHGVAYSQEEFTEGVACVAAPVFGPGGRICMSLGVAAPAGAAPLAKLGISVRGAAQAISAALLGA; translated from the coding sequence ATGGCGGACGACCGCCCCGTGGCCCAGCCGGGCAGCCTGGAGCGGGGCATCGACATCCTGCTGGCGCTCAACTCCGCCTCCCACCCGGTCAGCCTCTCGCAGCTGTGCCGCAGCACGGGCCTGCCCAAGTCGACCGCCCACCGCATCCTGGGCGTGCTGTGCTCGCGCGAGCTGGCCAGGCGGGTGGGCAACGGCTACCTGCCGGGCGAGCTGCTGGAGACGATGGCCGGCATCACCCGGGCCCGCGTGCCGGGCAGCCGCAAGGTCGTGCTGCCGTACCTGCTCTACCTGTGCGAGACCACCAGGCAGACGGTCAACCTGGCGGTCCCGTCCGGCCTGGAGGCCCGTTACGTCGAGCGCCTCTACGGCCACAACCGCGTCGACTCCCGCTCCGACGGCATGGACCGCGCGCCGCTCCACTGCACGGCGACCGGCAAGGCGCTGCTGGCCTTCGACCCGAGGCTGCGCCAGGAGCTGCTGGCGCGCGGCTCGTTCGAGCGGATGACGCGCCGCACGATCACCACGCTGGGCGGGCTCGAACGCGAGCTGGCCCAGGTCCGGCGGCACGGCGTGGCGTACTCGCAGGAGGAGTTCACCGAGGGCGTGGCGTGCGTGGCCGCGCCGGTGTTCGGGCCGGGCGGCCGGATCTGCATGTCCCTCGGCGTGGCCGCCCCCGCGGGCGCGGCGCCGCTCGCCAAGCTCGGCATCTCCGTGCGCGGCGCCGCCCAGGCCATCTCGGCCGCCCTCCTCGGCGCCTGA
- the eda gene encoding bifunctional 4-hydroxy-2-oxoglutarate aldolase/2-dehydro-3-deoxy-phosphogluconate aldolase — protein MSLLDLAPVIPVVVIDDVESAVPMARALVAGGLPVIEVTLRTPVAREAIARIAAEVPEATVGAGTIRSSEDISASVAAGARFLVSPGTTLSLVEAMDSSGVPYLPGAATVSEVMALVERGVKELKFFPAEAAGGVPYLKALAGPLPDVRFCPTGGIRVNTAADYLALPNVGCVGGTWLTPADALAAGDWGRVEKLASEAAALR, from the coding sequence ATGAGCCTGCTCGATCTCGCCCCGGTGATCCCCGTCGTGGTGATCGACGACGTGGAGAGCGCCGTGCCGATGGCCAGGGCGCTGGTCGCCGGCGGCCTGCCGGTCATCGAGGTGACCCTGCGGACCCCGGTCGCGCGCGAGGCCATCGCCAGGATCGCGGCCGAGGTGCCCGAGGCGACCGTGGGCGCGGGGACCATCCGCAGCTCGGAGGATATCTCGGCGTCGGTGGCCGCCGGGGCGCGGTTCCTGGTCTCGCCCGGCACGACCCTGTCGCTGGTCGAGGCGATGGACTCCAGCGGCGTCCCGTACCTGCCGGGGGCGGCCACCGTGTCCGAGGTGATGGCGCTGGTCGAGCGGGGGGTCAAGGAGCTGAAGTTCTTCCCCGCCGAGGCCGCGGGCGGCGTCCCCTACCTCAAGGCGCTGGCCGGGCCGCTCCCGGACGTGCGCTTCTGCCCGACGGGCGGGATCCGGGTGAACACGGCGGCCGACTATCTCGCGCTCCCGAACGTGGGCTGCGTCGGCGGCACCTGGCTGACCCCGGCCGACGCGCTGGCCGCGGGCGACTGGGGCCGCGTGGAGAAGCTCGCCTCGGAGGCCGCGGCTCTGCGCTGA